From Vigna unguiculata cultivar IT97K-499-35 chromosome 5, ASM411807v1, whole genome shotgun sequence, the proteins below share one genomic window:
- the LOC114185638 gene encoding uncharacterized protein LOC114185638, whose translation MGKKGGAKKLDSVSHAPISLREEATGKIKTKATTNAKSKLRFDHLKNLAVWATTNDPLIPSLGAFYGYQFATFGEANGVPPDSSLITCQRCETVLQPGFNSTVRIEKNKSKVRNKHKKSGNITQNNLVHKCHFCLHKNLKRGTPKGHIKGIYPSKDKSRLETIPPSKYITSETSELEKDSVSYGEINEINVFPSSTNTVSLTEGRKRRHDSSLSKNAITNMSSKEVAKSAGTSSKRRRKSWTSLKEIAQKNEHHSQIVNFTIPFMLK comes from the exons ATGGGCAAGAAAGGAGGGGCGAAAAAACTGGATTCTGTGTCTCATGCTCCAATATCATTGAGGGAAGAAGCTActggaaaaataaaaaccaagGCAACCACTAACGCCAAGTCCAAATTGAGATTTGATCACTTAAAAAACCTAGCCGTATGGGCCACCACCAACGACCCTCTCATACCGTCTTTGGGTGCCTTCTATGGATACCAATTCGCCACCTTTGGAGAAGCCAACGGGGTACCTCCTGATTCTTCTCTAATAACTTGCCAAAG ATGCGAAACTGTTCTTCAACCTGGTTTTAATTCGACTGTAAGAATTGAGAAGAATAAATCGAAGGTCAGGAATAAGCACAAGAAATCTGGTAACATCACTCAAAACAACTTAGTACACAAGTGTCATTTCTGTTTGCATAAGAATCTGAAGAGAGGGACTCCCAAGGGACACATAAAAGGAATCTATCCATCAAAAGATAAATCAAGGTTGGAGACAATACCTCCATCAAAATACATCACAAGTGAGACTTCTGAATTAGAGAAAGATTCCGTGAGTTATGGTGAAATCAATGAGATAAATGTGTTTCCCTCAAGTACAAATACAGTATCTTTGACAGAAGGAAGGAAGAGAAGGCATGATAGTTCCTTGTCCAAGAATGCCATTACCAACATGTCTTCAAAAGAAGTAGCAAAATCTGCAGGTACATCCAGCAAAAGACGAAGAAAATCTTGGACCAGTTTAAAGGAAATTGCACAAAAGAACGAGCATCATAGTCAAATTGTTAACTTCACAATCCCATTCATGTTAAAGTAG